The genomic segment GGAAGTACAAATATGAAACAAGCAGCGCCGGAAGTTTATTTTAGCGGTACGCAATTACAGCTTGCTCAGGCCATTGCTGAGCATAATCTTTCCGAAGTAATAGCCTTAGCCAAAAGCACAAACTTAAATAAACCCGGCAGTCAGGAAATGACCTTGATGATGTACGCGCTGCTCGAGGCGACCAATGGCGATGCGAAATCGCTGGAGATTGTGACGGCGCTTGTGAAAGCGGGCGCGGATCCGCTACAGGATATCCCGGATTTCGGCAGCCCTGCCGCCGTGATGGCAAGCTCCAACAACCCAGCCTATATCAAAGCGCTGGTTGAAGGTGGCCTCAGCCCTAACGCCATGACCAACTATCAGCCTTTAATTTTTAACTCGGCAACGGAAAACTCCTTTTCGGTTTTGAAATACCTGTTATCCGCTGGCGCGGAGATCAATAAAACCGACAGTGCCGGGAAAACGGTGCTTATGGTGGCGCTTGCGGATATGGAGCTGGATCAGGTGGAGTATCTGTTAAATCATGGTGCTAATCCGAATATCGTTACACCGGCGGGTATGAGCTTTAGTTCAATGCTTCAGAGTGTGATGAAACGCGAAAGCGACAGCGGCAGCCGAACCGTTAATAAGCTTGAGGAAATTCGCAGACTGGCAATCAGTAAAGGAATGAAATAACACCTGTCCTTTTATATTTTCCAGTAGCACATTCTCTCTCCCCGCGTCGCGTTCAGAAATGAGCGTGGCGCGTATTATCTAAATCAGCCTTACGTTAAATTTTCGGTTTATTGCGCAAGGCAATAAACCTGAAGTCTTTTATTCAGAACACGCAATCCATCGCAGGGAATTTACATGGCGACAGGAAATACAATTGGTAAATTGCAATACGCGCCGGCGCCGAAAAGCAGCGTAAAAGCGGGCAGCGCCAACCCCCCTAAAAAGAAAAGCTGGTGGGGTGAGTGGGGCGATATTGTACATACCGGACTGGATATCATAGGCGCGGTGCCGGTACTGGGCGTTGTCGCCGATGGCGCGAACGCGGCGATTTATGCCGCCGAAGGCGATTACGGCAACGCGGCGTTATCGGCAGCGTCGGCGGCAGCGAACTTCGTGCCGGGCGGCGGCGCGGCGTTTAAAGCCGGGAAAATGGCGGCCAAAGCAGGCAAAGCGTTAGAAGCCGCCAGCGCGACGAAAGGGCTGGTCAAAGAGACCGCAAAGCTTGCTGAAAAATCTGCCTTTAAAGCGGAGAAAGCGGCAGCTAAAGCTGAAGGCAAAGCGGCCAAAGAAGGTGCGGAAGACGCGGTAAAAGGCAAAAAAGCGGGTAGCGAGAAGGGCGGCAGCGATAAAGGCAAAGCCAAAAAAGAGACCGAGCCGTGCAAAATCCCGAATACCGCAGGCGTGACGCCACTCGTCGGGAGCCCGGTCAATGCCATTCTCGGCATTAAAATTCTTTTCGGGGAGGAGGATAACGACTTCGCCTTCCCGGCGTCGGTCCCGCTCAACTGGCAGCGCTATTACTTCTCTGATGAAACCGGCAACGGCTGGCTGGGGCAGGGGTGGTTTTTACCGCTGTCGCTGGAGGTGCGCGCGCAGGATGACGTGCTGCTGTTTATCGACGAACAGGGCCGTGAAATCGAATTCCCGTGGCCGGAGCCTGGCCACCCGCCGAAACTGCACCGCTACGAGCAACTGTCGCTCTCACAACCCCAACCAGGCGAGTTCCGTATTTTCACCGCCGATGAAGCGCGCTGCTGGCATTTTACGCATCAGGCTCAGGCGGGCCGCTGGCTGCTCACGGCGATAAGTGACCGGCACGATAACCGCTTAACGCTGCACTACAACGCGCATCATCAGCCTGAACAGATAACCGACAGCGCCGGGCGGCGGTTCATTATTCATTTCACCCGGCTCGCGCTTGCCGGTGACGACACGGCTGACCGCATCACGGGCGTCAGCGTCTGTCACCCTTCCGATCCGCTCCATGCCGAAAGCCTCTGCCGTTATGACTACTCGCCGCAGGGCGATCTCATCGCCGTCAGGAATGGTCAGGGCGAGGTACTGCGCGAGTTTCGCTACCGCAACCATATGATGGTGGCGCACCGCCTCGCGGGCGAGATGGAGTGTTTCTACCATTACGATAAACACGACCCTTCCGGCAAAGTGCTGGCGCATCGCGATAGCCTGGGCCGGGAGTGGCGCTTTGAGTACGGCGCCGACAGCACCACGGTGACCGATGCGCTGGGGCGCATCACGCGCTACGAATTCGACGATAACCATGAGCTGCTGGGCTACAAAGACGCCGCGGGCGGCTACACCCGGTTTCGTCGCAACGTGCGCGGACAGATGACCCATTTCACCGATCCGGCAGGCAGAACCACGCGTTACCGTTACGATGAGCGCGGTAACTGTACTGCCATCACCGGGCCGGACGGGCAGATGACGCGCATTGATTACCACGAGCGCTGGAACCTGCCGGTGCGCGTCACCGATATGCAGGGCGGCACGCGGGAGTTCGCCTATGACGTGGCGGGCAACCTGATCCGCGAGATGGATGAGCTTGGCCGCATTACGGAATATAACCATGACGATCGCGGGACCCTGGTGCGCGTGCGCGATGCGGCGGCGGGCATTCAGCGCCTCTCCTGGAACAGCGCCGACTTTCTTATCAGCCACACCGATTGTTCCGGGCGTACCACCACCTTCGGCTATGACAAATATGGCTGGCTGAAGGAGCAGACGGACGCGGCGGGCAACCGTACGCTGATAAACAACCGGCAGGATGGCCTGCCGCGCAGCATTGTTCACCCCGACGGCGCGACGGAGACGTTTGAGTTTGACCGCTGGCAGCGTCTTACCGCCTGGGGCGACGCGCAGGGGCAGATGACGCAATGGCAACTGGCACCGGATGGCCTGCCGCTGGCGCGTACCGATGCGCTGGGCCATCAGGTCAAATATGAATACGATCTGGCGCGCCGCCTGATCACGCTGGTTAACGAAAACGGCGCGCGCTACGAGATGGAATATGACGCGCGCGATTAT from the Cronobacter condimenti 1330 genome contains:
- a CDS encoding RHS repeat-associated core domain-containing protein, which codes for MATGNTIGKLQYAPAPKSSVKAGSANPPKKKSWWGEWGDIVHTGLDIIGAVPVLGVVADGANAAIYAAEGDYGNAALSAASAAANFVPGGGAAFKAGKMAAKAGKALEAASATKGLVKETAKLAEKSAFKAEKAAAKAEGKAAKEGAEDAVKGKKAGSEKGGSDKGKAKKETEPCKIPNTAGVTPLVGSPVNAILGIKILFGEEDNDFAFPASVPLNWQRYYFSDETGNGWLGQGWFLPLSLEVRAQDDVLLFIDEQGREIEFPWPEPGHPPKLHRYEQLSLSQPQPGEFRIFTADEARCWHFTHQAQAGRWLLTAISDRHDNRLTLHYNAHHQPEQITDSAGRRFIIHFTRLALAGDDTADRITGVSVCHPSDPLHAESLCRYDYSPQGDLIAVRNGQGEVLREFRYRNHMMVAHRLAGEMECFYHYDKHDPSGKVLAHRDSLGREWRFEYGADSTTVTDALGRITRYEFDDNHELLGYKDAAGGYTRFRRNVRGQMTHFTDPAGRTTRYRYDERGNCTAITGPDGQMTRIDYHERWNLPVRVTDMQGGTREFAYDVAGNLIREMDELGRITEYNHDDRGTLVRVRDAAAGIQRLSWNSADFLISHTDCSGRTTTFGYDKYGWLKEQTDAAGNRTLINNRQDGLPRSIVHPDGATETFEFDRWQRLTAWGDAQGQMTQWQLAPDGLPLARTDALGHQVKYEYDLARRLITLVNENGARYEMEYDARDYLIRETGFDGCTTRYRYDAGGFPTAREEEGNGDGSIIRTHYQRDDAGRLVEKLVARGGEAQWQRTRYRYDSLGRLIAGINHGGRVELEWDAAGQLTLERNLIRGVSHELRHQYDELGNRTVTTLPDGRELKNFYYGSGHRIQVNLGSRVISESERDVLHREVRRTQGALSSEYVHDEMGRLVSQRAGRNGKIAVARDYAWRRDGQLLQMVDKYTGQHRYDYDALGRLTRARDEHFAFDPAHNLLSDTAAAPLHDNRLRVYEDKRWEYDNFGNVTTKLTARHTQQQFRWNAEHQLTEAVTVRNGTEQRTTYGYDAFGRRSWKQDAFGVTTFVWDGNRLLSETRGGRSHLWIYEDDSFAPLAQISLRKGDTEHDAEVYWYHNDVSGMPRELTGAGGEIAWRAEYRAWGNTLRVEHIAARTGEPVYQPLRYQGQYFDAETGLHYNRFRYYDPDAGRFISQDPIGLAGGINLYQYAPNPLVFYDPFGLSGKRIGSENHPFSSSRAARREAMRQAGIPTSQQPVSQSRNSSGREYRYEVPKNGGGTVPATVQEQTMDVSHLDQPHWEAGKVKVDPQTGETRMNDYGRPKIANPKGKAYYKTKCGE
- a CDS encoding ankyrin repeat domain-containing protein — its product is MKQAAPEVYFSGTQLQLAQAIAEHNLSEVIALAKSTNLNKPGSQEMTLMMYALLEATNGDAKSLEIVTALVKAGADPLQDIPDFGSPAAVMASSNNPAYIKALVEGGLSPNAMTNYQPLIFNSATENSFSVLKYLLSAGAEINKTDSAGKTVLMVALADMELDQVEYLLNHGANPNIVTPAGMSFSSMLQSVMKRESDSGSRTVNKLEEIRRLAISKGMK